One genomic region from Clostridia bacterium encodes:
- a CDS encoding P-II family nitrogen regulator: MEYRHQLIICIVDEGYIDNVMDAAKECGARGGTVVHARGTANKEAERYFNIAIQPNKEMVMILVPTPIRDTILHALYSKVGINTNCHGIAFALPVDNTVGLNNNRPLPVDDALVPAELTPSGGEETAESIDNTPDHPDGSNE; the protein is encoded by the coding sequence ATGGAATATAGGCATCAACTGATCATTTGTATCGTAGACGAAGGATATATCGACAACGTCATGGACGCGGCCAAGGAATGCGGCGCACGCGGCGGTACGGTCGTCCACGCGAGAGGCACGGCCAACAAAGAGGCCGAGCGCTACTTCAACATCGCCATACAGCCCAACAAAGAGATGGTGATGATATTGGTGCCCACGCCCATACGCGACACCATACTGCACGCTTTGTACAGCAAGGTGGGCATCAATACCAACTGCCACGGCATCGCCTTTGCCCTGCCCGTAGACAACACAGTAGGTCTCAACAACAACAGGCCTCTGCCCGTAGACGACGCGCTCGTACCTGCGGAATTGACGCCTTCGGGCGGCGAAGAAACGGCTGAGTCGATCGACAACACGCCCGACCATCCCGACGGCTCGAACGAATGA
- a CDS encoding DUF1538 domain-containing protein: MFKNLNKKFIEALCAVLPVAIVVIAVYFTPFVHLSTLEIVTFSICVVVLIAGIALFNMGAELAMMTIGESMGTSLTKRKNIPLLLTVTLIMGVLVTVAEPDLSVLANQVKSVINPYALLFGVGAGVGIFLLIGMVKILFKKDLSSILIFFYFLLFAVAAVLIETQKKAFLPLSFDSGGVTTGPITVPFIMALGIGVAATVGGKNSGENSFGLISLCSIGPVAAVLILALVAKGDMAYTLSDYSVSAHLGAFFGGTVLNVVLNVVRALSLIVVFFVLLQLTLMHLPKSKVKQIVFGLIYTFIGMVLFLGAVEIGFMPVGYKIGVSLSDNKLLLTIFGVVIGMVVVLAEPAVHVLNKEVETTTGGTVSKRSMMIALSLGVGISIGLSIIRLIYGFSILYYLIPGYIVSLGLSFFVPKIYTAIAFDAGGVASGPLTSGFILPMVIGASFALRGEQSVLEYGFGVVALVAMTPLITIQVLGFRAVAAHLIRKRIALRHIYDADDEQIIEFM, translated from the coding sequence ATGTTCAAAAACCTCAACAAAAAGTTCATAGAAGCGTTGTGCGCCGTATTGCCCGTGGCAATCGTCGTTATAGCCGTCTATTTTACGCCGTTCGTTCACCTGTCGACCTTGGAGATCGTCACGTTTTCCATATGCGTTGTCGTGCTGATAGCGGGCATCGCGCTCTTCAATATGGGCGCGGAACTCGCCATGATGACCATCGGCGAATCCATGGGCACCAGCCTGACAAAGCGCAAGAACATACCCCTTTTGTTGACGGTCACCTTGATCATGGGCGTATTGGTCACGGTCGCCGAACCCGACCTATCCGTCCTGGCCAACCAAGTCAAATCGGTCATCAATCCATACGCGCTCCTCTTCGGCGTGGGCGCGGGCGTCGGCATTTTCCTGCTCATCGGCATGGTGAAGATCCTATTCAAAAAGGACTTGTCGTCGATACTTATTTTCTTCTATTTCCTGCTGTTTGCCGTCGCGGCGGTGCTTATCGAAACGCAAAAAAAGGCCTTTCTGCCCCTCTCGTTCGATTCGGGCGGCGTGACGACAGGCCCCATCACCGTGCCCTTCATCATGGCCTTGGGCATAGGCGTTGCCGCCACCGTAGGCGGTAAAAACAGCGGCGAAAACAGTTTCGGCCTCATCTCGCTCTGCTCCATCGGCCCCGTGGCCGCCGTACTCATCTTGGCGCTTGTCGCCAAGGGCGACATGGCCTATACCCTTTCCGACTATTCGGTGAGCGCCCACCTCGGCGCGTTCTTCGGCGGCACCGTGCTCAACGTCGTGCTCAACGTCGTCCGCGCGCTGTCCCTCATCGTCGTCTTCTTCGTATTACTGCAACTGACGTTGATGCACCTGCCCAAAAGCAAGGTCAAACAAATCGTATTCGGCCTCATCTATACCTTTATCGGTATGGTGCTCTTCTTGGGCGCGGTCGAAATCGGCTTTATGCCCGTCGGGTACAAGATCGGCGTCAGCCTGTCCGACAACAAATTGCTCTTGACCATATTCGGCGTCGTTATCGGCATGGTGGTCGTTTTGGCCGAGCCTGCCGTCCACGTGCTCAACAAAGAGGTCGAGACCACCACGGGCGGCACGGTGTCCAAACGCAGTATGATGATTGCCCTCTCCTTGGGCGTGGGCATCTCCATCGGGTTGAGCATCATTCGCCTTATCTACGGCTTCTCCATTCTCTACTATCTCATTCCCGGCTACATCGTCAGCCTCGGTTTGAGTTTCTTCGTACCCAAAATCTACACGGCCATCGCGTTCGACGCGGGCGGCGTGGCGTCCGGTCCCTTGACTTCGGGCTTTATCCTACCCATGGTCATCGGCGCGTCCTTCGCCCTGCGCGGGGAGCAATCCGTCCTCGAGTACGGCTTCGGCGTGGTCGCTTTGGTGGCTATGACGCCCCTCATCACCATACAGGTATTGGGCTTCAGAGCCGTAGCGGCGCACCTTATACGCAAGCGCATCGCGTTGCGTCATATCTACGACGCGGACGACGAGCAGATCATCGAATTTATGTAG
- a CDS encoding DUF4981 domain-containing protein, which translates to MEKYWQNKDIFSVNTLERNALTAPLDEGGHPAVLDLNGEWYFRFYDSVNDFDEKLFAADVDCDGLDVISVPSEWQIKGYGTPIYTNVRYPYPISMRAGKLPYIDDAINPCGFYTRTFEVKADREKVILRFDGINSCGVVYVNGRFVGYSEDTFDYAAYDVTDFVTTGENRLSVLVVQFCTGSYLEDQDMWRLAGIFRDVTLQYVSDSHFTDAYFHTEFTDGLSQATIIADVSVDHPEGTVCHLEIPALKVKMKLEAKATMQFQTKQLRDFLLWSHETPHLYNLELRLEKNGVVTDKRLFRYGFRKVDVREDDPSGQPYIALNGRLVKICGVNRHDFHPEYGHAVPRELTYRDLCLLRANNVTSIRTCHYPNPAFFYEMCDELGILVMCENNLETHGLAHLIPRGNPLWLRHTEYRMRNMVRAFRNHPCILFWSLGNESGKGKVFPALKRVALELDGTRLIHYEPYHQVSDMVSSMYAKQTSMQKIADNKPYIHSRALWNLGMGNLLTPAQYKHKPFIQCEYAHCMGNSLGNFGDYWDVFEKNPRLTGGYIWDFADQSIKRIVDGVTQWTMGGDWGDKPNDGVFAFNGILRADRSPNPAFYEVFKVYERIQCTLDKHTLCVHNKQSFSTLDGYTMDLTLRRDGVDALRKSYDCAQLFPDCKPNSTAYFDLPRELRAKDDAEYSLLVEFRQKADLPYAAAGHVVAYDDFLLNRVVRNTAHSKGKVNYQRDGDAFTVFAGATTYRVNLATGALESIRRGGLEYLQTPVKPQFWRAITNNDKYESNSVVDLNKLLGLSKFRNVAKRAKCVASSMTESEDGILLHFDMHARYIVGFDIDYTFYPDGTVRLAMNLTPMANMVRYGFEFGLSEGIDGVTYYGNGEHEAYSDRARNCVLGVYRKSGEEMTHDYLSPQENGNRMDVRWAEIGDKRKVKLSAVSHNFQLGVHPYTVDMLDEAKHLHELGRLPYLTVNVDGAQRGVGGDLPAMACTKKPYKLPKFHTYVVAVDLTVE; encoded by the coding sequence ATGGAAAAATATTGGCAAAACAAAGATATATTCAGCGTCAACACGCTCGAGCGCAACGCGTTGACCGCCCCCTTGGACGAAGGCGGCCATCCCGCCGTACTCGATCTCAACGGAGAGTGGTATTTTCGCTTTTACGACTCGGTCAACGATTTCGACGAAAAGTTGTTCGCCGCGGACGTGGACTGCGACGGCTTGGACGTCATTTCCGTCCCTTCCGAATGGCAAATCAAAGGCTACGGCACCCCCATCTACACCAACGTCCGGTACCCCTACCCCATCAGTATGCGGGCGGGCAAACTGCCTTATATCGACGACGCCATCAATCCGTGCGGCTTCTATACGCGCACGTTCGAAGTCAAGGCGGACAGAGAAAAGGTGATCTTGCGCTTCGACGGCATCAACAGTTGCGGGGTCGTTTACGTCAACGGACGTTTCGTCGGCTACTCCGAGGATACCTTCGACTACGCGGCGTACGACGTGACCGATTTCGTGACGACGGGCGAAAACCGCCTGTCCGTTTTGGTGGTGCAGTTCTGCACCGGCTCCTATCTCGAGGATCAAGATATGTGGCGTTTGGCGGGCATTTTCCGCGACGTCACCCTGCAATATGTGTCGGATAGCCATTTTACGGACGCGTACTTCCATACGGAATTCACGGACGGATTGTCCCAAGCGACCATCATCGCCGACGTGTCGGTCGACCATCCCGAAGGCACCGTTTGCCACCTGGAGATCCCCGCTTTGAAGGTCAAAATGAAACTCGAAGCCAAGGCTACCATGCAATTCCAGACCAAGCAACTGCGCGACTTCTTGCTGTGGAGCCACGAAACGCCGCACCTCTACAACCTCGAATTACGATTGGAAAAGAACGGCGTCGTCACGGACAAGCGGCTCTTCCGCTACGGCTTCCGCAAAGTAGACGTGCGCGAGGACGATCCGTCGGGACAACCCTATATTGCCCTCAACGGTCGGCTCGTCAAAATATGCGGCGTCAACCGTCACGATTTTCATCCCGAATACGGCCACGCCGTACCGCGAGAGTTGACCTATCGGGATTTGTGCCTATTACGCGCCAACAACGTGACCTCTATCCGCACCTGCCACTACCCCAACCCCGCCTTTTTCTACGAAATGTGCGACGAATTGGGCATCTTGGTCATGTGTGAGAACAATCTCGAAACGCACGGATTGGCCCATCTCATACCGCGTGGCAATCCCCTGTGGCTACGCCACACCGAGTATCGTATGCGCAATATGGTACGCGCTTTCCGCAACCATCCGTGCATTCTCTTCTGGTCTTTGGGCAACGAATCGGGCAAAGGAAAGGTCTTCCCCGCCCTCAAACGCGTCGCCTTGGAATTGGACGGCACCCGCCTCATCCACTACGAGCCATATCATCAAGTCAGCGATATGGTCAGCTCGATGTACGCCAAACAGACATCCATGCAGAAGATAGCCGACAACAAGCCGTATATCCACAGCAGAGCCTTGTGGAATTTGGGTATGGGCAACCTTTTGACGCCCGCGCAATACAAGCATAAGCCCTTTATACAATGCGAGTACGCGCATTGTATGGGCAACAGCCTCGGCAACTTCGGCGACTATTGGGACGTATTCGAGAAAAACCCGCGCCTTACAGGCGGTTATATATGGGACTTCGCCGACCAATCCATCAAACGCATCGTAGACGGCGTAACACAATGGACGATGGGCGGAGATTGGGGCGACAAGCCCAACGACGGCGTGTTTGCTTTCAACGGCATACTGCGTGCCGACCGCTCGCCCAACCCCGCTTTCTACGAGGTTTTCAAGGTGTACGAGCGCATTCAATGCACGCTCGACAAGCACACCCTTTGCGTTCACAACAAACAATCTTTTAGCACCCTCGACGGCTATACGATGGACCTTACGCTGCGCCGCGACGGCGTAGACGCTCTACGCAAGAGTTACGACTGCGCGCAGTTGTTCCCCGACTGTAAGCCCAACTCCACGGCGTATTTCGATTTGCCGCGCGAATTACGCGCAAAGGACGACGCCGAGTACAGCCTTTTGGTGGAGTTCCGTCAAAAAGCCGACCTGCCCTACGCGGCGGCGGGGCACGTCGTCGCCTACGACGACTTCTTGCTCAATCGCGTCGTGCGCAATACCGCCCACAGCAAAGGCAAGGTCAACTATCAACGCGACGGGGACGCATTCACGGTATTTGCGGGCGCGACCACCTATCGCGTCAATCTCGCCACGGGCGCCCTGGAGAGCATACGGCGCGGCGGGCTGGAGTATCTCCAAACGCCCGTCAAACCGCAATTCTGGCGCGCCATCACCAACAACGACAAATACGAGTCCAACTCGGTCGTTGACCTCAACAAACTGTTGGGCCTCAGCAAATTCCGCAACGTGGCCAAACGCGCCAAATGCGTGGCCTCGTCCATGACCGAGTCTGAGGACGGAATCTTGCTACACTTCGATATGCACGCTCGTTATATCGTGGGTTTCGATATCGATTACACCTTCTATCCCGACGGCACGGTGCGGCTGGCGATGAATTTGACGCCGATGGCCAATATGGTGCGCTACGGCTTCGAATTCGGGCTTTCCGAGGGGATAGACGGCGTCACCTACTACGGCAACGGCGAGCACGAGGCCTATTCGGATCGCGCGCGCAACTGCGTCTTGGGCGTCTACCGCAAATCGGGCGAAGAAATGACGCACGACTACCTCAGCCCGCAGGAAAACGGCAACCGTATGGACGTCAGATGGGCCGAGATCGGCGACAAGCGCAAGGTGAAACTGAGCGCGGTCAGCCACAACTTCCAACTCGGGGTGCACCCCTACACGGTGGATATGCTGGACGAAGCCAAGCACTTGCACGAGTTGGGCAGACTACCCTACCTCACCGTCAACGTGGACGGAGCGCAACGGGGCGTGGGCGGCGACCTGCCCGCCATGGCTTGCACGAAAAAACCGTACAAACTGCCCAAGTTTCATACATACGTCGTCGCCGTCGATCTTACTGTAGAATAG
- the dnaX gene encoding DNA polymerase III subunit gamma/tau, whose product MAYTSLYRKYRPSTFDEVIGQDTVVRILRNMVSAGSIAHAYLFTGTRGTGKTSVARIFAKAVNCLSPVDGSPCGQCAACKSIESGTMDFIELDAASNNGVDDIRALRESVKYPPSDERLRYKVYIIDEVHQLSPQAFNAFLKTLEEPPAYCIFILATTEVQKLPQTILSRCLRFDFRTVSQEDLAAHIERIFDKEGVKYEKEAVWCIAQAGAGSVRDTMSVADTCMSASDGFVTYQKVLGVLGASDPTLIADVAECILKGDLARSLSLVERNVSMGKNVNVLTKDITKYIRDLLIVKADPKANDYLKMPEDSYRRAKGIADDLDAVTLVRALDIFSGLDGNMRIAASPRTVLENAIARTATISGVNLTDLSARVSGVERKIDEVDKKIEEGVKVVAVAASAPVTESKTVETNENTAAVATDNLTAVDNPFDEDAGAAAPISTTPDDYMSVKAVSLKYRGNLITLLREKKMLMMGTIIDNAFITVKDNVVTFSVGDENDVDYLEKKRELLEKLTAEIMKGNYKLAFKFSPPKKKDEDFVSALAQIVGEDKITKK is encoded by the coding sequence ATGGCATACACGTCTTTATATCGCAAATACAGACCGTCCACCTTTGACGAGGTGATCGGACAGGATACGGTCGTGCGCATTTTGCGCAATATGGTGAGCGCGGGCTCTATCGCGCACGCCTATTTGTTTACGGGTACACGCGGTACGGGCAAGACTTCCGTCGCGCGTATTTTCGCCAAGGCCGTGAATTGCCTTAGCCCCGTCGACGGCTCGCCGTGCGGACAATGTGCCGCGTGCAAGAGCATCGAGTCGGGCACGATGGATTTCATTGAGTTGGACGCCGCCAGCAACAACGGCGTGGACGATATCCGCGCCCTTAGGGAGAGCGTCAAATATCCGCCGTCGGACGAGCGTTTGCGCTACAAGGTCTATATCATCGACGAAGTGCATCAGTTGTCGCCACAGGCGTTCAACGCCTTTCTCAAGACCTTGGAAGAGCCGCCCGCCTATTGCATTTTCATCTTGGCTACGACCGAAGTGCAAAAGTTGCCGCAGACCATTTTGTCCCGCTGTTTGCGCTTCGATTTTCGCACCGTTTCGCAAGAGGACTTGGCCGCGCATATCGAACGCATATTCGACAAAGAGGGCGTAAAGTACGAAAAAGAGGCGGTTTGGTGCATTGCGCAAGCGGGGGCGGGCAGCGTACGCGATACCATGTCGGTGGCCGATACCTGTATGTCCGCTTCGGACGGCTTCGTCACCTACCAAAAGGTGTTGGGCGTGCTGGGCGCCAGCGATCCCACGTTGATCGCCGACGTGGCGGAGTGCATTCTCAAAGGGGATTTGGCACGGTCGCTTTCGCTGGTGGAACGCAACGTTTCGATGGGCAAAAACGTCAACGTGCTTACCAAGGATATCACCAAATACATTCGCGATTTGCTCATCGTCAAAGCGGACCCCAAGGCCAACGATTATCTCAAAATGCCCGAGGACAGCTATCGCCGAGCGAAAGGGATAGCCGACGACCTGGACGCCGTGACTTTGGTGCGTGCCTTGGATATTTTTTCGGGACTGGACGGCAATATGCGTATCGCGGCGTCGCCGCGCACGGTGTTGGAGAACGCCATCGCGCGTACCGCGACTATCAGCGGCGTCAACCTGACCGATTTGTCCGCCCGCGTGAGCGGCGTGGAACGCAAAATCGACGAGGTCGACAAGAAGATCGAGGAGGGCGTCAAAGTGGTCGCCGTGGCCGCCTCTGCGCCCGTGACGGAGAGTAAAACCGTCGAAACCAACGAGAACACCGCCGCTGTCGCGACGGACAATCTGACGGCGGTCGACAATCCCTTCGACGAAGATGCAGGTGCGGCCGCGCCCATTAGCACGACGCCGGACGACTATATGTCCGTCAAAGCTGTGTCGCTCAAATATCGCGGCAATCTTATCACCTTGCTACGCGAGAAAAAGATGCTTATGATGGGCACGATTATCGACAACGCCTTCATCACAGTGAAGGATAACGTCGTGACTTTTAGCGTCGGGGACGAAAACGACGTGGACTATCTCGAAAAGAAACGCGAACTGTTGGAAAAGTTGACCGCGGAAATAATGAAAGGAAACTACAAATTAGCTTTCAAGTTCTCGCCGCCCAAGAAAAAGGACGAAGACTTCGTTTCGGCTTTGGCACAGATCGTCGGCGAGGACAAAATAACCAAAAAATAG
- a CDS encoding YbaB/EbfC family nucleoid-associated protein, whose product MGRGGYGGFGGGNMQNMIRQAQKIQEEMQQAQENLRNTEFEGNGGGELVKVVMTGDKDVVSVSIKPEAVDSDDIEMLEDLITAALQDATEKVDAETQRVMGPYTSMLGGGMF is encoded by the coding sequence ATGGGTAGAGGAGGATACGGCGGCTTTGGCGGCGGCAATATGCAAAACATGATTCGCCAAGCGCAGAAGATTCAGGAAGAAATGCAACAGGCGCAGGAGAATTTGCGCAATACCGAGTTCGAAGGCAACGGCGGCGGCGAGTTGGTCAAAGTGGTCATGACGGGGGATAAAGACGTCGTGTCCGTTTCCATCAAGCCCGAAGCGGTGGATTCCGACGATATCGAAATGCTCGAAGATTTGATCACGGCCGCTTTGCAGGACGCCACCGAAAAAGTGGACGCCGAGACGCAACGCGTGATGGGTCCCTATACTTCCATGTTGGGCGGCGGTATGTTTTGA